A section of the Streptomyces sp. CG1 genome encodes:
- a CDS encoding SH3 domain-containing protein encodes MRTGPGTGRTILGLVYDGEPVQVITSAYDDTGQVWGEVMLQTASAGGLPAGYVGWGTEEYLYRVTTPEGCSERAAPSLSRRQGGGTPACSRRLC; translated from the coding sequence GTGCGTACGGGTCCGGGAACGGGCCGGACGATACTCGGCCTGGTCTACGACGGTGAGCCGGTGCAGGTCATCACCTCTGCCTACGACGACACGGGTCAGGTCTGGGGCGAGGTGATGCTGCAGACCGCTTCGGCAGGTGGCCTACCGGCTGGTTATGTCGGGTGGGGCACGGAGGAATACCTCTACCGAGTCACCACTCCGGAGGGGTGCAGTGAACGGGCGGCCCCCTCTCTGTCTCGACGGCAGGGAGGGGGCACTCCTGCGTGTTCACGTCGCTTGTGTTGA
- a CDS encoding acyltransferase family protein, whose translation MRTNQQSRLPSLTGMRFVAAFMVLLCHVGTSVIPRLQNHGLAKYQRFFESSGPTGVSFFFILSGFILTWVARSKDTRRSFWRRRLAKIYPSHLVTLAAAVLLMLSAGITVTAANTVPTLFLVQGWIPRQDVILNYGSNTPSWSLACEVLFYLAFPWILVLARRIRPQRLWGWVAATTVGIFAVPFLAQLLPAEPYMPLTTNSWWATWLTYYFPGTRLLEFVLGILMALIVLNKRWIGLKPGAALLLAAAAFVGGAYLPGVYSSVAPTALPLALAIAALATADVRSRWTPFNNRVFVWLGEISYAFYMVHFLVVSYGPIGAAHRENWMKPLSAHGALVDAGMTLAISLVLAWLLHVLVENPAMRRWGRSADARAAAPGATTNAPDTERATTPAP comes from the coding sequence TTGCGGACGAACCAACAGTCCAGGCTGCCGTCACTGACCGGGATGCGGTTCGTCGCGGCCTTCATGGTGCTGCTCTGCCATGTGGGCACCAGCGTCATCCCCCGGCTCCAGAACCACGGACTGGCGAAATACCAGCGCTTCTTCGAATCCAGCGGACCGACGGGAGTCTCGTTCTTCTTCATCCTCAGCGGCTTCATCCTCACCTGGGTAGCCCGCTCCAAGGACACCCGGCGCAGCTTCTGGCGCCGGCGCCTGGCGAAGATCTACCCGAGCCACCTCGTCACCCTGGCCGCCGCCGTACTCCTGATGCTCTCCGCGGGCATCACGGTGACCGCCGCCAACACCGTCCCCACGCTCTTCCTCGTTCAGGGCTGGATACCACGGCAGGACGTCATCCTGAACTACGGCTCGAACACGCCGAGTTGGTCGCTGGCCTGTGAGGTGCTGTTCTACCTGGCCTTCCCCTGGATCCTGGTGCTCGCCCGGCGCATCCGTCCGCAGCGGCTGTGGGGATGGGTGGCCGCCACGACTGTCGGGATCTTCGCGGTGCCTTTCCTCGCCCAGTTGCTGCCGGCAGAACCGTACATGCCGTTGACGACCAATTCCTGGTGGGCGACCTGGTTGACGTACTACTTCCCCGGCACCCGGCTCCTGGAGTTCGTCCTCGGGATCCTGATGGCCCTGATCGTCCTGAACAAGCGCTGGATCGGCCTCAAGCCCGGTGCGGCCCTTCTCCTCGCGGCCGCGGCCTTCGTGGGCGGCGCCTATCTGCCGGGTGTGTACAGCTCGGTGGCTCCGACCGCACTCCCCCTCGCCCTGGCGATCGCCGCACTGGCCACGGCCGATGTGCGCAGCCGGTGGACACCGTTCAACAACCGGGTCTTCGTCTGGCTGGGCGAGATTTCGTACGCCTTCTACATGGTGCACTTCCTCGTGGTCTCGTACGGGCCGATCGGTGCCGCCCACCGCGAGAACTGGATGAAGCCGCTCAGCGCGCACGGGGCTCTGGTCGATGCCGGAATGACTCTTGCCATCAGCCTCGTTCTCGCCTGGCTGCTGCACGTCCTGGTCGAGAACCCCGCCATGCGCCGCTGGGGCCGGTCCGCCGACGCCAGGGCCGCGGCCCCGGGCGCGACGACGAACGCCCCTGACACGGAGCGGGCGACGACCCCGGCCCCCTAG
- a CDS encoding GntR family transcriptional regulator, whose product MAAREHIERAPSMYLQVAQRMATDIKRGRYQVGDLLPSETEMVQMYGIGKATARAAVAELRGMGLVESLQGKGSRVLSTGGVLPATRVDRSIQRTTKGSWLVPEMAETEPPAVSRTALDGPPALLLDQQDQDAISVDRLIHDPATGARMAHRVLIPMATAADVPTLAEQPDAEITDLYRQLAEAGLSLSFTEHVTARTPYPDERTALGLSDASPLLITYRVTTDADQDRPLLCEELKAPASTCQLTYPVTPTKPAAKRTARRRSESA is encoded by the coding sequence ATGGCAGCCCGAGAGCACATCGAACGCGCCCCGTCCATGTACTTGCAGGTAGCTCAGCGCATGGCCACCGACATCAAACGAGGCCGCTACCAGGTTGGCGATCTCCTACCGTCCGAGACGGAAATGGTGCAGATGTACGGCATCGGCAAGGCCACAGCGCGGGCCGCCGTCGCCGAGCTGCGCGGCATGGGACTGGTGGAGTCCTTGCAGGGCAAGGGCAGCCGGGTACTTTCCACCGGCGGAGTCCTGCCCGCCACCCGTGTTGACCGGTCCATCCAGCGCACCACGAAGGGAAGTTGGCTCGTACCGGAGATGGCGGAGACGGAACCGCCCGCTGTCAGCAGGACCGCGCTGGACGGGCCCCCGGCACTGCTCTTGGACCAGCAGGACCAGGACGCCATCAGCGTGGACCGCCTGATCCACGACCCCGCCACCGGCGCCCGCATGGCCCATCGTGTTCTGATCCCGATGGCCACAGCAGCCGACGTGCCCACTCTGGCCGAGCAGCCAGACGCCGAGATCACCGACCTGTACCGGCAGCTTGCCGAAGCCGGACTCAGCCTGTCATTCACCGAGCATGTCACCGCCCGCACCCCCTATCCCGACGAGCGGACCGCACTCGGACTCAGCGACGCCAGCCCCCTCCTGATCACCTACCGAGTGACCACCGACGCGGACCAGGACCGCCCCTTGCTGTGCGAGGAGCTGAAGGCTCCCGCCTCCACATGCCAGCTCACCTACCCCGTGACCCCGACGAAGCCAGCCGCCAAACGCACCGCCCGCCGACGATCCGAATCGGCGTAA
- a CDS encoding DUF4177 domain-containing protein, protein MVSPVKYEYATVPLLVHATKQILDTWGEDGWELVQVVPGPNNPEQLVAYLKREKQA, encoded by the coding sequence ATGGTGTCACCCGTAAAGTATGAGTACGCAACCGTGCCGCTGCTCGTCCATGCCACGAAGCAGATTCTGGACACCTGGGGCGAGGACGGCTGGGAGCTCGTCCAGGTCGTGCCCGGGCCCAACAACCCCGAGCAGCTCGTGGCCTACCTGAAGCGGGAGAAGCAGGCATGA
- a CDS encoding RidA family protein: MSAVEAKLAELGLTLPEVVPPLAAYQPAVQSGVYVYTAGQLPMVEGKLPVTGKVGAEVTPEEAKDLARTCALNALAAVKSVAGDLDRIARVVKVVGFVASASDFTGQPGVVNGASELLGEVLGDKGVHARSAVGVAVLPLDAPVEVEIQVELAP; this comes from the coding sequence ATGAGCGCGGTCGAGGCCAAGCTGGCCGAACTGGGACTGACCCTGCCGGAGGTCGTACCGCCGCTGGCCGCGTACCAGCCGGCCGTCCAGTCCGGTGTGTACGTCTACACCGCCGGCCAGCTGCCGATGGTCGAGGGCAAGCTGCCGGTCACCGGCAAGGTGGGCGCCGAGGTCACGCCGGAGGAGGCCAAGGACCTGGCCCGCACCTGCGCGCTGAACGCGCTGGCCGCCGTGAAGTCCGTGGCCGGTGATCTGGACCGCATCGCGCGCGTGGTGAAGGTCGTCGGCTTCGTCGCCTCCGCGTCCGACTTCACCGGTCAGCCCGGTGTCGTCAACGGCGCCAGCGAACTGCTCGGCGAGGTCCTCGGCGACAAGGGTGTGCACGCCCGCAGCGCGGTCGGCGTCGCGGTGCTCCCGCTGGACGCGCCGGTCGAGGTCGAGATCCAGGTCGAGCTCGCCCCGTAA
- a CDS encoding NUDIX hydrolase, protein MANGQWYPPEWPDRIRALADGTLTPVSPRRAATVLLLKDTESGPVVHMLRRRASMAFAGGAYAYPGGGVDARDDDRLVRWAGPTRAWWAERLGVDEPGAQAIVCAAVRETYEEAGVLLAGPDADSVVGDTTGDDWEADRAALVARELSFAEFLDLRGLVLRSDLLGAWTRWITPEFEARRYDTWFFAAALPEGQRTRNASTEADRTVWIRPAEAADGYDKGELLMMPPTIATLRQLIPYASAAEALTAAPGRDMTPVMAGARLVDGEIVLSWPGHDEFTKHIPTAGTKGGGPA, encoded by the coding sequence ATGGCGAACGGTCAGTGGTATCCCCCGGAGTGGCCGGACCGCATCCGCGCGCTCGCGGACGGCACCCTCACCCCGGTGTCCCCGAGACGCGCGGCCACGGTTCTGCTCCTGAAGGACACCGAGTCCGGCCCGGTCGTCCATATGCTGCGCAGACGCGCCTCCATGGCCTTCGCGGGAGGCGCGTACGCGTATCCGGGGGGCGGTGTGGACGCGCGTGACGACGATCGGCTGGTGCGCTGGGCGGGCCCCACGCGCGCGTGGTGGGCCGAGCGGCTCGGCGTCGACGAGCCGGGCGCCCAGGCGATCGTCTGCGCGGCCGTACGGGAGACGTACGAGGAGGCGGGCGTGCTGCTCGCCGGGCCCGACGCGGACTCGGTCGTCGGTGACACCACCGGCGACGACTGGGAGGCGGACCGGGCCGCGCTGGTCGCGCGCGAGCTGTCCTTCGCCGAGTTCCTCGACCTGCGCGGCCTGGTGCTGCGCTCGGACCTGCTGGGCGCCTGGACCCGCTGGATCACCCCGGAGTTCGAGGCCCGCCGCTACGACACCTGGTTCTTCGCGGCCGCCCTGCCCGAGGGCCAGCGCACCCGCAACGCCTCCACGGAGGCGGACCGCACGGTGTGGATCCGCCCCGCCGAGGCCGCCGACGGCTACGACAAGGGCGAGCTGCTGATGATGCCGCCCACCATCGCCACCCTGCGCCAGCTGATTCCGTACGCCTCCGCGGCCGAGGCGCTCACGGCCGCCCCCGGGCGTGACATGACCCCCGTGATGGCCGGTGCCCGCCTCGTGGACGGTGAGATCGTGCTGTCCTGGCCGGGACACGACGAGTTCACCAAGCACATCCCGACGGCCGGGACGAAGGGCGGAGGCCCCGCATGA
- a CDS encoding MBL fold metallo-hydrolase — MTDASALPGQPRGQVLSGPATERAVNVLAPNASAMTLDGTNTWIVAEPDSDLAVVIDPGPLDDGHLTTVVDMAEKAGKRIALTLLTHGHPDHAEGAARFAELTGTRVRALDPALRLGDEGLAAGDVITVGGLELRVIPTPGHTADSLCFHVPADRAVLTGDTILGRGTTVVAHPDGRLGDYLDSLRRLRSLTVDDGVHTVLPGHGPVLEDAQGAVEFYLAHRAHRLAQVETAVEDGYRSPAEVVAHVYADVDRSLWPAAELSVRAQLDYLSEHGLIQPM; from the coding sequence ATGACCGACGCAAGCGCCCTGCCGGGCCAGCCCCGCGGCCAGGTGCTCTCCGGTCCCGCCACCGAACGGGCCGTCAACGTCCTCGCGCCCAACGCCTCCGCGATGACCCTGGACGGCACCAACACCTGGATCGTCGCCGAGCCCGACTCCGACCTCGCCGTGGTGATCGACCCGGGCCCGCTGGACGACGGTCATCTGACCACTGTTGTGGACATGGCCGAGAAGGCCGGCAAGCGCATAGCCCTGACCCTGCTCACCCACGGCCACCCCGACCACGCCGAGGGCGCCGCCCGCTTCGCGGAACTGACCGGCACGCGCGTGCGTGCCCTCGACCCGGCCCTGCGCCTGGGCGACGAGGGCCTGGCCGCCGGGGACGTCATCACCGTCGGCGGCCTGGAGCTGAGGGTCATACCGACCCCCGGGCACACCGCGGACTCGCTGTGCTTCCATGTCCCGGCCGACCGGGCCGTGCTGACCGGCGACACCATCCTCGGACGCGGTACGACGGTCGTGGCGCACCCCGACGGCCGCCTGGGCGACTATCTGGACTCGCTGCGCCGGCTGCGCTCGCTGACGGTCGACGACGGCGTGCACACGGTCCTGCCGGGGCACGGGCCGGTCCTGGAGGACGCCCAGGGCGCCGTCGAGTTCTACCTCGCCCACCGGGCCCACCGGCTCGCCCAGGTGGAGACGGCGGTCGAGGACGGCTACCGCAGCCCGGCCGAGGTCGTCGCCCATGTGTACGCCGACGTGGACCGCTCCCTGTGGCCGGCGGCGGAACTGTCCGTGCGGGCCCAGCTGGACTATCTGAGCGAGCACGGGCTGATCCAGCCGATGTGA
- a CDS encoding SRPBCC family protein, with the protein METMTVERVIDAPIDDVFAWLTTTTHYTASPLVLRCRLARHGEGAPYGVGAIRNHLWLIGWFRERIGVYEPPYATEYVVERSVPPARHELGRMTFAETDAGTLVRWTTRVEIPVPLLGGFLTRFLARPVITRTFGNILEAAEKALTGPAAKTPARRTRTTR; encoded by the coding sequence ATGGAGACCATGACCGTGGAACGCGTCATCGACGCCCCGATCGACGACGTGTTCGCCTGGCTCACGACCACCACCCACTACACCGCCTCGCCCCTGGTACTGCGCTGCCGGCTGGCCCGGCACGGCGAGGGCGCGCCCTACGGCGTCGGCGCGATCCGCAACCACCTCTGGCTGATCGGCTGGTTCCGGGAGCGCATCGGCGTGTACGAACCGCCGTACGCCACGGAGTACGTCGTGGAGCGCAGCGTGCCGCCGGCCCGGCACGAGCTGGGCCGTATGACGTTCGCCGAGACGGATGCCGGAACGCTGGTCCGGTGGACGACCCGGGTGGAGATCCCCGTCCCGCTGCTCGGCGGCTTCCTCACCCGGTTCCTGGCCCGCCCGGTCATCACCCGCACCTTCGGCAACATCCTGGAGGCGGCCGAGAAGGCACTGACCGGTCCGGCCGCGAAGACTCCGGCAAGGCGGACCCGGACGACCCGGTAG
- a CDS encoding RNA polymerase sigma-70 factor, producing MAAEDAFTEYRPLLFTIAYEMLGSAADAEDVLQESYLRWREVDPATVGHARAYLVRTVTRQALNHLRAAKSRREEYVGSWLPEPIRTAPEVGDDVVLAESVSMAMMLVLETLNPTERAVFVLHDVFGYTHGEIAAAIGKAEVTVRQIAHRARGHVHTRRRRFEPDSASTGEIVERFLRSAADGDVQALMDLLAPDVVVISDGGGKVTAARHPVVGRDDVARFVLGVYRTSATAARIEPARYNGMPAARFLTGGTLDWLVAFEIRDGRITGLYGMRNPDKLDRADLVRPLDRGALG from the coding sequence ATGGCCGCCGAGGATGCCTTCACCGAGTACCGCCCGCTGCTGTTCACCATCGCCTACGAGATGCTGGGCAGCGCCGCCGACGCCGAGGACGTGCTGCAGGAGAGCTACCTGCGCTGGCGGGAGGTCGATCCGGCCACCGTCGGGCACGCGCGCGCGTACCTGGTACGGACGGTGACCCGGCAGGCGCTCAACCACCTGCGCGCGGCCAAGTCCCGGCGCGAGGAGTACGTCGGCTCGTGGCTGCCCGAGCCGATCCGCACCGCGCCCGAGGTCGGCGACGACGTCGTCCTGGCGGAGTCGGTGTCGATGGCCATGATGCTGGTCCTGGAGACGCTGAACCCCACCGAGCGCGCGGTGTTCGTGCTGCACGACGTGTTCGGCTACACCCACGGCGAGATCGCCGCCGCGATCGGCAAGGCCGAGGTCACCGTCCGGCAGATCGCGCACCGCGCGCGTGGGCACGTCCACACGCGCCGCCGCCGCTTCGAGCCCGACTCCGCCTCCACCGGGGAGATCGTCGAGCGGTTCTTGCGGTCGGCGGCGGACGGCGACGTGCAGGCGCTGATGGATCTGCTCGCGCCCGATGTCGTGGTGATCTCCGACGGCGGCGGGAAGGTCACCGCCGCCCGCCACCCCGTCGTCGGGCGCGACGACGTCGCCCGGTTCGTTCTCGGCGTGTACCGCACCAGCGCGACGGCGGCCCGGATCGAACCCGCCCGCTACAACGGCATGCCCGCGGCCCGGTTCCTCACCGGCGGCACGCTGGACTGGCTCGTGGCGTTCGAGATCCGCGACGGACGGATCACCGGCCTCTACGGCATGCGCAACCCGGACAAGCTGGACCGCGCCGACCTGGTGCGCCCACTCGACAGAGGAGCACTCGGCTAA
- a CDS encoding nucleotidyltransferase: MSEPPVPHGLDDQGFIAREGSLARVPAAFRPVVAAGRDRLLEVFGARLHSAYLYGSIPRGTARVGRSDLDLFVALLDEPTDADREAVRALGEAVDKEFPQIDGVSTLLYGRDRLLSELERYDLGWFVACLCTPLLGEDLAEYLPRYRPDSLLARETNGDLARWLPRWRERIAGAEDTEEARRPLVRFMSRHLVRTGFTLVMPRWNGWTSDLREMAEVCGAYYPERAGQLRTAARYGQEPVGDPQVLQTYVDDLGPWLADEYARVHGVKAPRPED; the protein is encoded by the coding sequence ATGTCCGAACCGCCCGTCCCGCACGGCCTCGACGACCAGGGCTTCATCGCGCGCGAAGGCTCCCTCGCGCGCGTTCCCGCCGCATTCCGCCCGGTCGTCGCCGCCGGCCGTGACCGGCTGCTGGAGGTCTTCGGGGCGCGGCTGCACAGCGCCTACCTCTACGGATCGATCCCGCGCGGCACCGCGCGTGTGGGACGCAGCGATCTGGACCTGTTCGTCGCGCTCCTGGACGAGCCGACCGACGCCGACCGGGAGGCCGTACGGGCGCTCGGCGAGGCCGTCGACAAGGAGTTCCCGCAGATCGACGGCGTCAGCACCCTGCTGTACGGCCGGGACCGGCTGCTGAGCGAGCTGGAGCGGTACGACCTGGGCTGGTTCGTGGCCTGTCTGTGCACCCCGCTGCTCGGCGAGGACCTCGCCGAGTACCTGCCGCGCTACCGCCCCGACTCCCTGCTCGCCCGCGAGACCAACGGCGACCTGGCGCGGTGGCTGCCCCGCTGGCGGGAACGGATCGCGGGTGCGGAGGACACCGAGGAGGCCCGGCGGCCGCTCGTGCGCTTCATGTCCCGGCATCTGGTCCGCACCGGCTTCACCCTCGTCATGCCCCGCTGGAACGGCTGGACCAGCGATCTGCGCGAGATGGCCGAGGTGTGCGGCGCCTACTACCCCGAGCGGGCCGGACAACTGCGTACGGCGGCACGTTACGGCCAGGAGCCCGTCGGCGATCCCCAGGTGCTGCAGACATACGTGGACGACCTCGGGCCCTGGCTCGCCGACGAGTACGCGCGCGTGCACGGCGTGAAGGCACCGCGCCCGGAGGACTGA
- a CDS encoding Crp/Fnr family transcriptional regulator: MDDVLRRNPLFAALDDEQSAELRASMSEVTLARGDSLFHEGDPGDRLYVVTEGKVKLHRTSPDGRENMLAVVGPGELIGELSLFDPGPRTATATALTEVKLLGLGHGDLQPWLNARPEVATALLRAVARRLRKTNDAMSDLVFSDVPGRVARALLDLSRRFGVQSEEGIHVVHDLTQEELAQLVGASRETVNKALADFAQRGWLRLEARAVILLDVERLAKRSR; encoded by the coding sequence GTGGACGACGTTCTGCGGCGCAACCCGCTCTTCGCGGCTCTCGACGACGAGCAGTCCGCGGAGCTTCGCGCCTCCATGAGTGAGGTGACTCTCGCGCGTGGCGACTCACTGTTCCACGAGGGCGACCCGGGCGACCGGCTCTACGTCGTCACCGAGGGCAAGGTCAAGCTCCACCGCACCTCACCCGACGGCCGCGAGAACATGCTCGCCGTGGTCGGCCCCGGCGAGCTGATCGGCGAGCTGTCGCTGTTCGACCCGGGCCCGCGCACGGCGACCGCCACCGCGCTGACCGAGGTCAAGCTGCTGGGCCTGGGCCACGGCGACCTCCAGCCCTGGCTGAACGCCCGCCCCGAGGTGGCCACCGCGCTGCTGCGCGCCGTCGCCCGCCGCCTGCGCAAGACCAACGACGCCATGTCCGACCTGGTCTTCTCCGACGTCCCCGGCCGCGTGGCGCGCGCCCTGCTGGACCTCTCGCGCCGCTTCGGCGTGCAGTCCGAGGAGGGCATCCACGTCGTCCACGACCTCACGCAGGAGGAGCTGGCCCAGTTGGTCGGCGCCTCGCGCGAGACCGTGAACAAGGCGCTGGCGGACTTCGCCCAGCGCGGGTGGCTCCGACTGGAGGCGCGGGCCGTGATCCTGCTGGACGTGGAGAGGCTCGCCAAGAGGTCCCGCTGA
- the nth gene encoding endonuclease III, with protein MKKAAPAKKAAAEKPTKRTAPAKKAASKKTVPAKKAAKKAAPAKAAKKVVEKAVVKPPAPQESPAALVRRARRINRELAEVYPYAHPELDFENPFELLVATVLSAQTTDLRVNQTTPALFAKYPTPEDLAAANPEEVEEILRPCGFFRAKTKSVIGLSKALAEDFGGEVPGKLEELVKLPGVGRKTAFVVLGNAFGRPGITVDTHFQRLVRRWQWTDETDPDKIEAAVGALFPKSEWTDLSHHVVWHGRRICHARKPACGACPIAPLCPAYGEGETDPEKAKKLLKYEKGGFPGQRLKPPQAYLDAGGKPAPPLGAA; from the coding sequence GTGAAGAAGGCAGCGCCGGCCAAGAAGGCCGCTGCGGAGAAGCCGACCAAGAGGACGGCGCCGGCCAAGAAGGCCGCGTCGAAGAAAACCGTGCCGGCCAAGAAGGCCGCGAAGAAGGCGGCGCCCGCGAAGGCCGCCAAGAAGGTCGTCGAGAAGGCCGTCGTGAAGCCTCCGGCGCCGCAGGAGTCTCCCGCTGCCCTGGTCCGCCGAGCCCGCCGTATCAACCGCGAGCTCGCCGAGGTGTATCCCTACGCCCACCCGGAGCTGGACTTCGAGAACCCCTTCGAGCTGCTGGTCGCCACCGTGCTGTCGGCCCAGACCACCGACCTGCGCGTCAACCAGACGACCCCGGCGCTCTTCGCCAAGTACCCGACCCCCGAGGACCTCGCCGCCGCCAATCCGGAGGAGGTCGAGGAGATCCTGCGCCCCTGCGGGTTCTTCCGGGCCAAGACCAAGTCGGTCATAGGGCTCTCCAAGGCCCTGGCCGAGGACTTCGGCGGCGAGGTGCCGGGGAAGCTCGAGGAGCTGGTCAAGCTGCCCGGCGTCGGCCGCAAGACCGCCTTCGTCGTCCTCGGCAACGCCTTCGGCCGGCCCGGGATCACCGTGGACACCCACTTCCAGCGGCTGGTCCGGCGCTGGCAGTGGACCGACGAGACCGATCCCGACAAGATCGAGGCCGCCGTCGGCGCGCTGTTCCCGAAGAGCGAGTGGACCGACCTGTCCCACCATGTGGTCTGGCACGGCCGCCGGATCTGCCACGCCCGCAAGCCCGCCTGCGGTGCCTGCCCGATCGCCCCGCTCTGCCCGGCCTACGGCGAGGGCGAGACCGACCCCGAGAAGGCCAAGAAGCTCCTGAAGTACGAGAAGGGCGGCTTCCCCGGCCAGCGGCTCAAGCCCCCGCAGGCCTATCTCGACGCGGGCGGCAAGCCGGCCCCGCCTCTGGGGGCCGCGTGA
- a CDS encoding CoA pyrophosphatase encodes MARASETRGGAVTLSKEGLPDWLAPVVRAAETIEPLQLSRFLPPENGSGRQSAVLILFGEGERGPELLLMERAGSLRSHAGQPSFPGGALDPEDGDPHTDGPLRAALREAEEETGLDPSGVQLFGVLPALYIPVSGFVVTPVLGWWREPSPVGVVDPNETARVFTVPVADLTDPAHRATTVHPSGHRGPAFLVESALVWGFTAGVIDRLLHFAGWERPWDRQKQVPLDWRS; translated from the coding sequence ATGGCGAGGGCCAGTGAGACGCGGGGCGGCGCGGTGACGCTCAGCAAGGAGGGGCTGCCGGACTGGCTGGCGCCCGTGGTGCGGGCCGCCGAGACGATCGAGCCGCTCCAGCTGAGCCGCTTCCTGCCGCCGGAGAACGGCTCGGGGCGGCAGTCGGCCGTGCTGATCCTGTTCGGCGAGGGCGAGCGCGGTCCGGAGCTGCTGCTGATGGAGCGCGCGGGCTCCCTGCGCTCGCATGCCGGGCAGCCGTCCTTCCCGGGCGGCGCGCTCGACCCCGAGGACGGCGACCCGCACACCGACGGACCGCTCAGAGCCGCGCTGCGCGAGGCCGAGGAGGAGACCGGCCTCGATCCGTCCGGCGTCCAGCTCTTCGGCGTGCTGCCCGCGCTGTACATCCCGGTGAGCGGTTTCGTCGTCACGCCCGTGCTCGGCTGGTGGCGCGAGCCCAGCCCGGTCGGCGTCGTCGATCCGAACGAGACGGCACGGGTTTTCACGGTCCCCGTGGCGGATCTCACGGACCCCGCCCACCGCGCCACCACCGTCCATCCCAGCGGACACCGAGGCCCGGCATTCCTGGTCGAATCGGCCCTGGTGTGGGGTTTCACGGCCGGAGTGATCGACCGCCTGCTGCACTTCGCGGGCTGGGAGCGCCCCTGGGACAGGCAGAAGCAGGTCCCACTCGACTGGCGGTCGTGA
- a CDS encoding MarP family serine protease: MNVLDILLLVAAVWFAVVGYRQGFVVGILSVIGFLGGGLVAVYALPVIWDAVTGNADVGTTAAVVAVVVVIVCASVGQALTTHLGNKLRRYITWSPARALDATGGALVNVVAMLLVAWLIGSALAGTTLPTLGKEVRGSKVLLGVSRALPAQADTWFADFSSVLAQNGFPQVFSPFANEPIKDVQPPDPALANSSVALRAQRSIVKVTGTAQSCGKVLEGTGFVFADRRVMTNAHVVGGVDSPTVQIGGEGRKYDAKVVLYDWKRDIAVLDVPDLKAHTLRFSARDAAGGDGAIVAGFPENGSYDVRAARVRGRITANGPDIYHRGTVRRDVYSLYTTVRQGNSGGPLLTPDGRVYGVVFAKSLDDAETGYALTADEIQPDIQQGRTANEQVGTDSCAL, translated from the coding sequence GTGAACGTGCTGGACATCCTGTTGCTGGTCGCGGCCGTGTGGTTCGCGGTCGTCGGCTACCGCCAGGGCTTCGTCGTCGGCATCCTGTCGGTGATCGGCTTCCTGGGCGGCGGCCTCGTCGCGGTGTACGCGCTGCCGGTCATCTGGGACGCCGTGACCGGCAACGCGGACGTCGGCACCACCGCCGCCGTGGTCGCCGTGGTCGTCGTCATCGTCTGCGCCTCCGTCGGCCAGGCCCTGACCACCCACCTCGGCAACAAGCTGCGCCGGTACATCACCTGGTCCCCGGCCCGCGCCCTGGACGCCACCGGCGGCGCCCTGGTCAACGTCGTCGCGATGCTGCTGGTGGCCTGGCTGATCGGATCCGCCCTCGCCGGTACGACGCTGCCGACGCTCGGCAAGGAGGTCCGGGGCTCCAAGGTGCTCCTCGGCGTCTCCAGGGCGCTGCCCGCACAGGCCGACACCTGGTTCGCGGACTTCTCCTCCGTCCTCGCGCAGAACGGCTTCCCGCAGGTCTTCAGCCCGTTCGCCAACGAGCCGATCAAGGACGTCCAGCCGCCCGACCCGGCGCTCGCGAACAGCTCGGTGGCGCTGCGCGCCCAGCGGTCCATCGTCAAGGTGACCGGCACCGCGCAGAGCTGCGGCAAGGTCCTGGAGGGCACCGGCTTCGTCTTCGCCGACCGCCGGGTCATGACCAACGCGCATGTCGTCGGCGGCGTCGACTCGCCCACCGTGCAGATAGGCGGCGAGGGCCGCAAGTACGACGCCAAGGTCGTCCTGTACGACTGGAAGCGCGACATCGCCGTACTCGACGTACCCGATCTGAAGGCGCACACCCTCAGGTTCTCCGCGCGGGACGCGGCCGGCGGTGACGGCGCGATCGTCGCGGGCTTCCCGGAGAACGGCTCGTACGACGTGCGTGCCGCGCGGGTGCGCGGGCGCATCACGGCGAACGGCCCGGACATCTACCACCGCGGCACTGTCCGCCGCGACGTCTACTCGCTGTACACCACCGTCCGCCAGGGCAACTCGGGCGGCCCGCTGCTCACCCCCGACGGCCGGGTGTACGGCGTGGTGTTCGCCAAGTCCCTGGACGACGCCGAGACCGGCTACGCCCTCACGGCGGACGAGATCCAGCCCGACATCCAGCAGGGACGTACGGCGAACGAGCAGGTGGGTACGGACAGCTGCGCCCTGTGA